The region TGCGTAAGCCTTCAATCCAAAAGCGACCAGTGCTGTAGGCTGTTAAGTAAACCATAATTAACGTGCCTAGTTTCAGCTTTAGCTTGCCAGAGACACTGCGGAAAAATAAATTTAACAGCAAGGCAAACACCATTAAATCCCACAGTGATTCATACAAAAAAGTGGGATGGAAGTATTCAAAACTTTGATAATCTAAAGGACGACCAAGACAGAGGTTTTTAGCTGGATCAAATCTGCATGGAATGTAAAGTTTCCAAGGTAGATTAGTAGGACGACCAAAAGCTTCAGAATTAAAGAAATTACCCCATCTTCCAATTGCTTGTCCTAAAACTAGGGAAGGTGCAACCAAGTCTGCTAATTGCCAAAAAGAAACCCGCTTGAGTTTGGCAAAAATTAAAGCTGCTATCGTCCCACCGATAATTGCACCGTGAATAGCAATACCACCTTCCCAAATAGCGATGATTTTTTCGGGATGCTTGGCATATTCCGCCCATTCAAACAAAACATAATATAGTCGTGCGGCGGGAATTGCCCCCAACACCAGCCAAATTGACAAATCACTCAGCAATTCTGGATTCACATTACGGCGTTTTGCCAAGTACTGAGAAAGGCTGACACCAACTAACACCGCCGTAGCAATCAACAAGCCATACCAACGGATAGTTAATGGGCCGATTTTCACCAAAATCGGGCCTGGAGAAGTAAATTGAAATGCCAACGGCAAAGAAGAGATATCCAGTACCATGCAAAACTACCTAGAGAATTACAGTGTTTAGCTTGAGCAGCTGACAACCCTATCACTGGTAGGGCAGTTATGTCTATAAACCATTAGAGCAGGTTTTGTTTGTAGAGACTCACACTCAACGGATATCTATCTAGTTCAATTCCGTAGGGTGTGTTACGGCTACGTCAAGATTTGAGCGTTGGAAATATGAGAAATTAGCCGTAACGCACCGGATTTGATGGTGTG is a window of Aulosira sp. FACHB-615 DNA encoding:
- the lgt gene encoding prolipoprotein diacylglyceryl transferase, with translation MVLDISSLPLAFQFTSPGPILVKIGPLTIRWYGLLIATAVLVGVSLSQYLAKRRNVNPELLSDLSIWLVLGAIPAARLYYVLFEWAEYAKHPEKIIAIWEGGIAIHGAIIGGTIAALIFAKLKRVSFWQLADLVAPSLVLGQAIGRWGNFFNSEAFGRPTNLPWKLYIPCRFDPAKNLCLGRPLDYQSFEYFHPTFLYESLWDLMVFALLLNLFFRSVSGKLKLKLGTLIMVYLTAYSTGRFWIEGLRTDSLLLGNLRIAQIVSLTGIIAGLAGLAWLYFRKRPLPDVVASSD